A genome region from Microplitis demolitor isolate Queensland-Clemson2020A chromosome 1, iyMicDemo2.1a, whole genome shotgun sequence includes the following:
- the LOC106693450 gene encoding uncharacterized protein LOC106693450 translates to MAICHMFEEIRYELNAVEIDRCKNVGLTSIMKNYISLSPGQLNLMENAGWLISNDSKLTNDNGYFNISIPLSYILGFAEDYNRIIMNAKHELILIRSNSDVNTYIHTPAAAGNNAEIVKVLLNMVEWNVPYVTMSDKQKIQALNFIANDPAILVIP, encoded by the coding sequence ATGGCTATTTGTCATATGTTTGAAGAAATACGCTATGAATTAAATGCTGTTGAAATTGATAGATGTAAAAATGTGGGTCTTACaagtatcatgaaaaattatatatctttgAGTCCTGGGCAACTCAATTTAATGGAGAATGCTGGATGGTTGATCAGTAATGACAGTAAATTAACTAATGACAATGGATATTTCAACATTTCTATACCACTAAGTTACATACTTGGATTTGCTGAAGATTATAATCGTATTATCATGAATGCTAAACATGAATTGATTCTTATAAGATCAAATTCTGAtgttaatacatatatacatacacctgCTGCTGCTGGTAATAACGCTGAAATAGTGAAAGTTCTTCTCAATATGGTAGAATGGAATGTCCCATATGTCACAATGTCggacaaacaaaaaattcaagcacTCAACTTTATTGCTAATGATCCAGCTATATTA